The following proteins are co-located in the Octopus sinensis linkage group LG24, ASM634580v1, whole genome shotgun sequence genome:
- the LOC115223825 gene encoding translation initiation factor eIF-2B subunit delta has product MDNIASSHGPVNTEKHTPQKAATPGQHDGSLKKRDRKKQKKGLEVKSNKTPSPSSKVCDNTEENVVINTTSSHDVNIATPTKVDDSVQVLQDKSNVEVKPSCESQKAEDKAARKERQREEYRKQKEKKALAEGGGYSATPPEGQVQKTKAQITAERRLKQEAQRAAKLEKQQAKAQSTAAAKKEPLRVPTHLRADDEAKQRKLAKKLDKQSLPQHGTKERHVQLFSHLFAHKSSSSLIETDVFKNCNVHPAIIQLGLLYSRGLICGSNARCISLLRALQQVIREYSTPTEKELSRDLEHRIRHSIDFLVTCRHLSVSMRNAIRSLKRNISLISPEVDEKDAKEKLVDFIDRYIKEKLYLAADAIFLKAKEKIEDDDVIIVYSGSSLVREILIDAKKHNKRFSVIVVDSRPRMEGKKTVEVLVKNGVECSYVLISAISYAMQKATKVFLGAHAALANGYIMSRAGTSLLCMMAKAYTVPVLVFCETHKFSERVQADSFVSNELADPDDLIHLDNQPDCLTDWKSYESLTLLNLVYDFTPPELITVVITELGTIPCSSIPVVLRVQQET; this is encoded by the exons ATGGATAATATAGCTAGTTCACATGGTCCAGtgaacacagagaaacacactcCACAGAAAGCTGCAACCCCAGGTCAGCATGATGGCAGTTTGAAGAAAAGGGAcagaaagaagcagaagaagggtTTAGAGGTGAAGTCGAACAAAACCCCTTCTCCGAGCAGCAAAGTCTGTGATAATACAGAAGAGAATGTGGTCATCAATACGACCAGCAGCCACGACGTGAACATTGCGACCCCAACCAAGGTGGATGATTCAGTCCAGGTACTTCAAGACAAGTCAAATGTTGAG GTGAAGCCATCTTGCGAAAGTCAGAAAGCTGAAGACAAAGCAGcgaggaaagaaagacagagggaagAATACAGGAAGCAGAAAGAGAAGAAGGCTTTGGCCGAAGGAGGCGGTTACTCGGCAACACCACCTGAGGGCCAGGTGCAAAAGACAAAAGCACAAATAACAGCGGAAAGACGATTGAAacag GAGGCACAGAGGGCGGCAAAGTTAGAGAAGCAACAGGCCAAAGCGCAGAGTACAGCAG CTGCCAAGAAGGAACCCCTTCGTGTCCCGACGCATTTGCGAGCAGACGATGAAGCTAAGCAGAGGAAACTTGCCAAGAAACTCGACAAACAGagtctgccccagcatggcaccaAAGAACGGCATGTCCAGCTTTTCAGTCACCTTTTTGCTCATAAAAGCAGCTCCTCTCTGATCGAAACCGATGT ATTCAAAAACTGTAATGTTCATCCTGCCATTATTCAATTGGGTCTTTTATATTCACGGGGCCTAATTTGTGGCTCAAATGCACGCTGCATCAGTTTACTGCGAGCGCTTCAACAA GTTATTCGTGAATATTCTACACCAACAGAGAAAGAACTCAGCCGAGATCTGGAGCATCGAATCAGACACAGTATTGA ctttttggTTACTTGCCGACATCTTTCTGTGAGTATGAGGAACGCCATTCGATCTTTGAAGAGAAATATTTCACTCATCAGTCCCGAAGTGGATGAAAAAGAT GCCAAGGAAAAATTGGTGGATTTTATTGATCGATACATCAAAGAGAAGCTATATTTAGCTGCAGATGCTATTTTCCTGAAAGCGAAAGAGAAGATAGAAGATGATGATGTAATCATTGTATATTCAGG GTCATCGCTGGTGCGTGAAATCTTAATTGATGCTAAAAAGCACAACAAACGATTCAGTGTAATTGTAGTAGATTCTCGGCCTCGAATGGAAg gtAAGAAAACAGTAGAAGTTTTGGTTAAAAACGGTGTGGAGTGTTCCTATGTGCTGATCAGTGCCATTTCCTATGCAATGCAGAAG GCCACAAAAGTCTTTCTCGGTGCTCATGCTGCTTTGGCGAATGGTTACATTATGTCCCGAGCTGGTACATCCTTGCTGTGTATGATGGCGAAGGCTTACACGGTGCCGGTTCTGGTTTTCTGTGAGACACACAAATTCAGCGAACGTGTACAAGCTGATTCGTTTGTTTCTAATGAGCTGG CCGATCCAGATGACCTAATCCACCTGGACAACCAACCTGACTGCCTGACCGACTGGAAATCGTACGAATCCCTCACACTGTTGAATCTCGTCTATGATTTCACGCCCCCCGAGCTGATCACGGTCGTCATCACCGAACTGGGCACCATTCCGTGTTCGTCGATCCCAGTCGTGTTGAGAGTGCAACAAGAAACTTAg